One region of Eubalaena glacialis isolate mEubGla1 chromosome 6, mEubGla1.1.hap2.+ XY, whole genome shotgun sequence genomic DNA includes:
- the LOC133093251 gene encoding LOW QUALITY PROTEIN: olfactory receptor 5H2-like (The sequence of the model RefSeq protein was modified relative to this genomic sequence to represent the inferred CDS: inserted 2 bases in 2 codons; substituted 1 base at 1 genomic stop codon), protein MEKENATLLTEFVLSGFSYQXERQIPLFLVFLXIYLITIVGNLGLIALIWNDSQLHTRMYLFLGSLAFVDTSVSSIVTPKMLVNFFAKSKMIFLSECMVQFFPFTVSATTECFLLASMTYDRYVAICNPLXYPVIMSNRLCIRLLVSSFVGGVLHAFIHIGFLFRLTFCNYNMIYNFYCDIMPLFKISCTDPSINILMVFIFSGSIQVFTILMVLISYTLVLFTILKKKSVQGIRKAFSTCGAHLLSVSLYYGLLLFMYIHPGSTQADDQDMMESLFYTVIIPLLNPIIYSQRNTKVIDSLTKMIKRNV, encoded by the exons atggaaaaggaaaatgcAACATTGCTGACAGAGTTTGTTCTCTCAGGATTTTCGTATCAATAGGAGCGGCAAATCCCCTTGTTCCTGGTATTCC GTATATACCTCATCACCATTGTGGGGAACCTTGGTCTTATTGCTCTCATCTGGAATGACTCTCAACTTCACACCCGCATGTACTTATTCCTTGGGAGTTTGGCTTTTGTGGATACTTCAGTATCATCCATAGTGACCCCCAAGATGCTGGTCAACTTCTTCGCCAAGAGTAAGATGATATTTCTCTCTGAATGCATGGTACAATTTTTTCCCTTTACAGTCAGTGCAACCACGGAATGTTTTCTCTTGGCAAGTATGACATATGATCGCTATGTGGCCATATGCAACCCTT TTTATCCAGTGATTATGTCCAATAGACTATGTATACGACTGTTAGTCTCATCATTTGTAGGTGGTGTCCTACATGCCTTTATTCATATAGGTTTTTTATTCAGATTAACCTTCTGTAATTACAACATGATATATAACTTTTACTGTGACATCATGCCattgtttaaaatttcttgtaCTGACCCTTCTATTAATATTctgatggtttttattttctctggttcAATTCAGGTGTTTACCATTCTGATGGTTCTTATTTCTTATACACTAGTTctctttacaattttaaaaaagaagtctgtCCAAGGCATAAGGAAGGCCTTCTCCACCTGTGGGGCCCACCTCCTATCTGTTTCTTTATACTATGGACTTCTTCTCTTCATGTATATTCATCCTGGATCCACACAAGCAGATGATCAAGATATGATGGAGTCTCTATTTTACACTGTCATAATCCCTTTGTTAAATCCAATTATCTACAGCCAGAGAAATACGAAAGTCATAGATTCACTGAcaaaaatgataaagagaaatgTTTAG
- the LOC133092956 gene encoding LOW QUALITY PROTEIN: olfactory receptor 5H8-like (The sequence of the model RefSeq protein was modified relative to this genomic sequence to represent the inferred CDS: inserted 2 bases in 1 codon): METKNATELTEFALTGLTYQPEWQILLFLLFLMLYLITIVGNPGLIALICNDPHLHIPMYLFLGSLGFVDTWLSPTVASKMLVNFFAKSKMISLFDCKIQFFSIAICXTMECFLLTTLAYDHYVAICKPLHYPVIMMTRLCIWLLVLSFLGGLFHAIFHNAFLFRLTFCNSIIVHHFYCDIIPLFKISCTDPSINFLMIFIFSGSIQLFTIFIVLVSYTLILFTTLKKKSVEGIRKAFSTCGAHLLCVSLYYGPLLFMYVCPGSTQADDQDMMDLLFYTVIIPLLNPIIYSLRNKKVIDSLTKMLKRNANRCSFFIKTAHNCSG, translated from the exons ATGGAAACGAAAAATGCAACAGAGCTGACAGAGTTTGCTCTCACAGGACTTACATATCAACCAGAGTGGCAAATCCTCTTGTTCCTGCTGTTCTTAATGCTATACCTCATCACCATTGTGGGAAACCCTGGTCTGATTGCTCTCATCTGTAATGACCCTCACCTTCACATTCCCATGTACTTATTCCTTGGGAGCTTGGGTTTTGTAGATACTTGGTTATCACCCACAGTGGCCTCTAAGATGCTGGTCAACTTCTTTGCCAAGAGCAAAATGATCTCTCTCTTTGATTGCAAGATacaatttttttccattgcaATCTG AACCATGGAATGTTTTTTGCTGACAACATTGGCGTATGATCACTATGTGGCCATATGCAAACCATTACATTACCCAGTGATTATGATGACTAGGCTATGCATCTGGCTAttagttttgtcatttttagGTGGCCTTTTCCATGCCATATTTCATAATGCTTTTTTATTCAGATTAACTTTTTGCAATTCCATCATAGTACATCACTTTTACTGTGACATTATACCATTGTTTAAGATTTCCTGTACTGATCCTTCCATTAATTTtctgatgatttttattttctctgggtCAATACAGTTGTTCACTATTTTCATTGTTCTTGTGTCTTACACACTTATTCTCTTtacaaccttaaaaaagaagtctGTAGAAGGCATAAGGAAGGCCTTCTCCACCTGTGGAGCCCACCTCCTATGTGTCTCTTTATACTATGGGCCTCTTCTCTTCATGTATGTGTGCCCTGGATCCACACAAGCAGATGATCAAGATATGATGGACCTTTTATTTTACACTGTCATAATTCCTTTGTTAAATCCAATTATCTACAGCCTGAGAAATAAGAAAGTCATAGATTCACTGACAAAAATGTTAAAGAGAAATGCTAATAGGtgttcttttttcattaaaacagCACATAATTGTTCAGGTTAG